Proteins from a genomic interval of Bradyrhizobium sp. CCGB01:
- a CDS encoding benzoate-CoA ligase family protein has translation MSEGSYNAVTWLLDRNVEEGRGAKLAFDDTVSRLTYGELQRESRRAANMLRRLGVRREERVAMIMLDTVDFPVVFLGAIRAGIVPVPLNTLLTSDQYAYILADCRARVLFVSEPLYPVIKDIVGRMPDLEHVVVSGAKQNGHKQLAEEIAGESDQFATAATHPDEPAFWLYSSGSTGMPKGVRHIHSNLQATADTYASQVLGIRENDVCLSAAKLFFAYGLGNALTFPMSVGATVVLNSERPTPARMFDLMNRYNPSIFYGVPTLFAAMLNDETMKAERGGKSLRICTSAGEALPESVGNSWKSRFGVDILDGVGSTELLHIFLSNAPGDIKYGSSGKPVPGYAVRLVNEAGQDVADGEVGELLVDAPSAGEGYWNQRHKSRRTFEGPWTRTGDKYVRDTDGRYTFCGRADDMFKVSGIWVSPFEVESALITHPAVLEAAVVPEADPEGLLKPKAFVVLRPGAKTADLQEMLKEHVKQKIGPWKYPRWIDVVDSLPKTATGKIQRFKLREGAN, from the coding sequence GTGAGCGAGGGATCCTATAACGCGGTGACCTGGCTGCTCGACCGAAACGTCGAGGAGGGCCGCGGCGCCAAGCTCGCCTTCGACGACACCGTCTCGCGGCTCACCTATGGCGAGCTCCAGCGCGAGAGCCGCCGCGCCGCCAACATGCTGCGCCGGCTCGGCGTCCGCCGCGAGGAGCGCGTGGCGATGATCATGCTGGACACGGTCGATTTCCCGGTCGTGTTCCTGGGCGCGATCCGCGCCGGCATCGTGCCGGTGCCGCTGAACACGCTGCTGACATCAGATCAATACGCCTACATCCTCGCCGATTGCCGCGCGCGCGTGCTGTTCGTCTCCGAGCCGCTCTATCCCGTCATCAAGGACATCGTCGGCCGCATGCCGGATCTCGAGCATGTCGTGGTGTCCGGCGCCAAGCAGAACGGCCACAAGCAGCTCGCCGAGGAGATCGCGGGCGAGAGCGACCAGTTCGCCACCGCTGCGACCCATCCCGACGAGCCGGCGTTTTGGCTGTATTCGTCGGGTTCGACCGGTATGCCAAAGGGCGTGCGCCACATCCATTCGAACCTTCAGGCGACCGCCGACACCTATGCGAGCCAGGTGCTCGGCATCCGCGAGAACGACGTCTGTCTCTCCGCGGCAAAGCTTTTCTTCGCCTATGGCCTCGGCAACGCCCTGACCTTCCCGATGTCGGTCGGCGCCACCGTGGTGCTGAACAGCGAGCGTCCGACGCCGGCGCGCATGTTCGACCTGATGAACAGGTACAATCCCTCGATCTTCTACGGCGTGCCGACGCTGTTCGCCGCGATGCTCAACGACGAGACGATGAAGGCCGAGCGTGGCGGCAAGTCGCTGCGCATTTGCACCTCCGCCGGCGAGGCGCTGCCGGAATCCGTCGGCAACAGCTGGAAATCACGCTTCGGCGTCGACATCCTTGACGGCGTCGGCTCGACCGAGCTGCTGCACATCTTCCTGTCGAATGCGCCCGGCGACATCAAATACGGCTCGTCCGGCAAGCCGGTGCCGGGCTATGCGGTGCGGCTGGTCAACGAGGCCGGCCAGGATGTCGCCGACGGTGAGGTCGGCGAGCTCCTGGTCGACGCGCCCTCGGCCGGCGAGGGTTACTGGAATCAGCGCCACAAGAGCCGCCGCACGTTCGAGGGTCCGTGGACCCGCACCGGCGACAAATATGTCCGCGACACTGATGGCCGTTACACCTTCTGCGGCCGCGCCGACGACATGTTCAAGGTTTCCGGCATCTGGGTCTCGCCGTTCGAGGTCGAGAGCGCGCTGATCACGCATCCTGCCGTGCTGGAAGCCGCCGTCGTGCCCGAAGCCGATCCGGAAGGTCTCTTGAAGCCGAAGGCCTTTGTCGTGCTGCGCCCGGGCGCGAAGACGGCGGACTTGCAAGAAATGCTCAAGGAGCACGTCAAGCAGAAGATCGGCCCGTGGAAATATCCGCGCTGGATCGACGTGGTGGACTCCTTGCCGAAGACGGCGACCGGGAAGATCCAGCGCTTCAAGCTGCGGGAAGGGGCGAATTAA
- a CDS encoding helix-turn-helix transcriptional regulator: MNDSPDAESRFLEQLGQRVRTMRALRGMSRKVLAKVSGISERYIAQLESGKGNVSIVLLRRVSDAMGAHLEDLLPSADPTPDWQMFRDLLRKATPAQIAQAKDLLAGGSASAPRRAPFCGIALIGLRGAGKSTLGRMLAKKVGWSFVELNKEVEQQNGLSVAEIIALYGQEGFRRMEQAALQQLLARNELMVLATGGGIVSEPLTFDQILSSFYTIWLKAEPEEHMARVRRQGDLRPMADDRSAMAELRNILLSREPLYSRATAVVDTAGLSVDAAAARLIDAVRPVLQNEARSFGLRSVAL, encoded by the coding sequence ATGAACGATAGTCCCGACGCCGAATCCCGATTTCTCGAACAGCTCGGCCAGCGTGTGCGCACCATGCGCGCGCTGCGCGGCATGTCGCGAAAGGTACTCGCCAAGGTATCGGGAATTTCGGAGCGCTACATCGCACAGCTCGAGAGCGGCAAGGGCAATGTCTCGATCGTGCTGCTGCGCCGCGTCTCGGACGCGATGGGTGCGCATCTGGAAGACCTGCTTCCCAGCGCCGACCCGACGCCGGACTGGCAGATGTTTCGCGATCTCCTTCGAAAAGCGACGCCCGCGCAGATCGCACAGGCCAAGGACCTGCTCGCCGGCGGCAGCGCGTCCGCGCCACGGCGCGCGCCATTCTGCGGCATCGCGCTGATCGGCCTGCGCGGCGCCGGCAAATCCACGCTCGGCAGGATGCTGGCGAAGAAGGTCGGCTGGAGTTTTGTCGAGCTCAACAAGGAAGTCGAGCAGCAGAACGGGCTCTCGGTCGCCGAGATCATCGCACTCTACGGCCAGGAAGGCTTTCGCCGCATGGAGCAGGCGGCGCTGCAGCAGCTGCTCGCCCGCAACGAGCTGATGGTGCTCGCGACCGGCGGCGGCATCGTCTCGGAGCCTTTGACCTTCGACCAGATCCTGTCGTCGTTCTACACGATCTGGCTGAAGGCCGAGCCCGAGGAGCACATGGCGCGCGTGCGGCGTCAGGGCGACCTCCGTCCGATGGCCGATGATCGTTCCGCGATGGCGGAGCTGCGCAACATCCTGCTGAGCCGCGAGCCGCTGTATTCACGTGCGACGGCCGTGGTGGATACCGCGGGGCTCAGCGTCGATGCCGCCGCCGCGCGCCTGATCGATGCGGTGCGGCCGGTGCTGCAGAACGAGGCGCGGAGCTTCGGGCTGCGCAGCGTGGCGCTGTAG
- a CDS encoding group II truncated hemoglobin: MTDSDVANSMFERIGGSATIDALVDRFYDRMDTLPEAKVIRDMHADDLGLIRDVLKRYLTEWTGGPKLYSPEKGHPRLRQRHIGFAIGDAERDAWLLCMRGAMAETVTDADARQDLDKAISGLADWMRNRS, from the coding sequence ATGACCGACAGCGACGTCGCAAACTCCATGTTCGAGCGGATCGGCGGGAGCGCCACGATCGACGCACTCGTCGACCGCTTCTACGACCGCATGGACACGTTGCCGGAGGCGAAGGTGATCCGCGACATGCATGCGGACGATCTCGGGCTGATCAGGGACGTGCTGAAGCGCTATCTGACCGAGTGGACCGGTGGCCCAAAACTCTATTCGCCCGAGAAGGGGCATCCGCGGCTTCGGCAGCGGCATATCGGCTTTGCCATCGGCGATGCCGAGCGCGATGCGTGGCTGCTCTGCATGCGCGGTGCGATGGCGGAGACGGTCACTGACGCCGATGCGCGGCAGGATCTCGACAAGGCCATATCGGGGCTTGCCGACTGGATGCGCAATCGCAGCTAG
- a CDS encoding B12-binding domain-containing protein, which translates to MLKWCAHCQQFIGEMPPHADLGITHGLCRKCAGEQPDLLSGDEYAHAVALRDIVQSLFSAGRRNDFDAAGPLVDNAIAAHCRPVDILVGMIAPMLHEIGTAWEHGTLTVEGEHEFTAYAERVIDLVEARMRLAWSQPARPGGDGCYFLMNAPGNIHVVGIRILGLWLQNQGWRTRHVDDNSVLGALSEPSLAGEPKTLLVSIALPEQYDAVAALVERVQALPAPSRPGIVLGGYAVKTGLVPRTPGVKLAPDISALGLD; encoded by the coding sequence GTGCTGAAATGGTGTGCCCATTGTCAGCAGTTCATCGGCGAGATGCCGCCGCATGCGGATCTCGGCATCACCCACGGGCTGTGCCGGAAATGCGCCGGCGAGCAGCCGGACCTGCTCAGCGGCGATGAATACGCCCATGCGGTCGCGCTGCGGGACATCGTTCAGTCGTTGTTCTCGGCCGGCCGCAGGAACGATTTCGATGCGGCCGGGCCGCTCGTCGATAACGCCATCGCCGCCCATTGCCGGCCGGTCGACATCCTCGTCGGCATGATCGCGCCGATGCTCCACGAGATCGGCACTGCCTGGGAGCACGGCACGCTCACCGTTGAAGGCGAGCACGAATTCACCGCCTATGCCGAGCGGGTGATCGATCTCGTCGAGGCCAGGATGCGGCTGGCCTGGTCGCAACCGGCGCGACCCGGCGGCGACGGCTGCTATTTTCTGATGAATGCGCCGGGCAACATCCATGTGGTGGGCATTCGCATTCTCGGCCTCTGGCTCCAGAACCAGGGATGGCGAACCCGGCACGTCGACGACAATTCGGTGCTCGGTGCACTGTCCGAGCCTTCGCTCGCGGGTGAGCCCAAGACGCTACTGGTCTCGATCGCGCTGCCGGAGCAGTACGACGCCGTTGCAGCCCTCGTCGAACGCGTGCAGGCGTTGCCGGCGCCAAGCCGTCCGGGCATCGTGCTCGGTGGCTACGCGGTCAAGACCGGTCTGGTGCCGCGGACCCCGGGTGTGAAACTCGCCCCCGACATCAGCGCGCTTGGTCTCGACTAG
- a CDS encoding transglutaminase family protein: MTDLLPDTIRRLYTDPGEYIDSDHPAVQQFAETAVREDASAREKASLLYKAVRDGIRYNPYVSMRVAETFRASSVLAAGQGYCVGKAALYAATCRVHGIPSRVGFADVRNHLTTEKLRQSMGTDIFTWHGFTEVHVDGAWRKATPTFNDTLCTKVGVAPLDFDGHTDALLHPFDGEGRAYMQYVNDRGTYHDVPAKFLMREMARDYANMQGENLSGRDMEREAEER, encoded by the coding sequence ATGACCGACCTCCTCCCCGACACCATCCGCCGCCTCTACACCGATCCCGGCGAATACATCGACAGCGATCACCCCGCCGTGCAGCAGTTCGCCGAGACCGCCGTGCGCGAGGATGCGAGCGCGCGGGAGAAGGCGAGCCTGCTCTACAAGGCGGTGCGCGACGGTATCCGCTACAATCCCTATGTCAGCATGCGCGTCGCCGAGACCTTTCGCGCCTCGAGCGTGCTTGCCGCGGGGCAAGGCTATTGCGTCGGCAAGGCCGCGCTCTACGCGGCCACCTGCCGCGTGCACGGCATCCCCTCCCGCGTCGGCTTTGCCGACGTGAGGAACCATCTCACCACCGAGAAGCTACGCCAGAGCATGGGCACCGACATCTTCACCTGGCACGGCTTTACCGAAGTCCATGTCGACGGCGCCTGGCGCAAGGCGACACCGACCTTCAACGATACGCTCTGCACCAAAGTCGGCGTGGCTCCCCTCGATTTCGACGGCCACACCGACGCGCTGCTGCACCCCTTCGACGGCGAGGGCCGCGCCTACATGCAATATGTCAACGACCGCGGCACCTATCACGACGTGCCGGCGAAGTTCCTGATGCGCGAGATGGCGCGCGACTACGCCAACATGCAGGGCGAGAATCTTTCC